The DNA window TTTGCGAGGCGGTCGTGCTAGATGCTTCTGGCGTAAAAGTATGTAGCGAGGGTGAGTTGAAAGTAAAAATCCCGGTGCATCAATGCAAGAAATTTGAGCCCATCTTTTTAAAGAGTTCCGCATTCTCAGAATAGTTGATTTATCTATTGAACTCTTGAAGGAAAGTTTATTTTTGTTTCAGTAGATTAAGAAATTTATGATTTATAAACAACTTCTCCCTTCCCCTTTTGACTTCCTCTAAAAACCCTATATCACAAAGCGTTTTAAGACGTTTAGAAGCTGTATCTCGTCCGACTTCACCAGACTCTACTAAATTGTGAATGCGAACATAGGGTTGTGTAAAAAGCAATTCAATGAGTTCTTTGCTGTAAATAGAAGGGGCCTTTGCCTTAATAAGTGAAGAGGATTCTTCCATCAATTTTTGAATGGCAAAAATCTTTGACATCGTCCATTTTGATGTTTCATATATTCCATCGAGAAAATATAGAACCCATTCAACCCATGCCCCCTCTGTCGTAACTTGCAAAAGCTTCCTGTAATATTCTGATTTATTTTTGATAATGTAACCGCTTAGATATAAAATAGGAGTATCTAAAAGCCCTCGATGTATCAAATACAATAAGTTAATTATGCGTCCAGTCCTACCATTTCCATCCGAAAAGGGGTGTATTGCTTCAAACTGATAATGCTGTACAGCAAGCTTTATTAGGGGGTCAATACCATCATCCTCTTGATGAAGGTAATTCTGCCAGTTTGTCAATAATTCTCTCAGCCTCTCTTCCCCATCAGGAGGTGTATAAATTTTTTCACCGGTTACATCATTGACTAATGCAGTTCCTGGAAGTTTTCTAATATTTGTTTCAATAAGTCTTATTGTTGAGCATATATTGCAAATCACCGAGGTACTCAAGGGTCGTTCTTTCAGTGATGTATATCCGTGATAAAGTGCTTGCCTATATTGAAGGGTTTCTTTCGTTGCCAAGGACATTGAATAAGAAGAATCCTGCGCATGCTCAAACAACTCATCTGTTGTAGTTACAATATTTTCTATCGCCGAACTAGCCTGTGACTCTAATAATGG is part of the Simkaniaceae bacterium genome and encodes:
- a CDS encoding Fic family protein; its protein translation is MKKFDPETPFNELPNLPPVIDLETPKILKACIAANRELAKLKIAERLIPNQTVLINSIPLLESQASSAIENIVTTTDELFEHAQDSSYSMSLATKETLQYRQALYHGYTSLKERPLSTSVICNICSTIRLIETNIRKLPGTALVNDVTGEKIYTPPDGEERLRELLTNWQNYLHQEDDGIDPLIKLAVQHYQFEAIHPFSDGNGRTGRIINLLYLIHRGLLDTPILYLSGYIIKNKSEYYRKLLQVTTEGAWVEWVLYFLDGIYETSKWTMSKIFAIQKLMEESSSLIKAKAPSIYSKELIELLFTQPYVRIHNLVESGEVGRDTASKRLKTLCDIGFLEEVKRGREKLFINHKFLNLLKQK